A genomic window from Solanum stenotomum isolate F172 chromosome 10, ASM1918654v1, whole genome shotgun sequence includes:
- the LOC125842071 gene encoding uncharacterized protein LOC125842071 isoform X1 — translation MSSNMMNKMIWSMVFLVILYGNWEIKIVKGEVSESICREERRIGKKACLSVLVGMNPSAECCERARVTHEECFCPIITPKLAAILNPKRIIRLIQGCGRTVPRNFKCGSITTPP, via the exons ATGTCATCAAATATGATGAATAAAATGATTTGGAGTATGGTATTTCTAGTGATATTATATGGTAATTGGGAGATAAAAATAGTAAAGGGAGAGGTGAGTGAATCAATTTGTAGAGAAGAAAGGAGAATTGGTAAAAAAGCATGTTTGTCTGTATTAGTTGGAATGAATCCATCAGCAGAATGCTGTGAAAGAGCTAGAGTTACTCATGAGGAATGTTTTTGCCCAATTATTACTCCCAAATTGGCTGCCATACTCAACCCAAAACGAATTATTCGCCTTATTCAAGGTTGCGGACGCACCGTTCCTCGTAACTTCAAGTGCGGAA gtATTACCACTCCACCTTAA
- the LOC125842071 gene encoding uncharacterized protein LOC125842071 isoform X2, which produces MSSNMMNKMIWSMVFLVILYGNWEIKIVKGEVSESICREERRIGKKACLSVLVGMNPSAECCERARVTHEECFCPIITPKLAAILNPKRIIRLIQGCGRTVPRNFKCGSITTPP; this is translated from the exons ATGTCATCAAATATGATGAATAAAATGATTTGGAGTATGGTATTTCTAGTGATATTATATGGTAATTGGGAGATAAAAATAGTAAAGGGAGAGGTGAGTGAATCAATTTGTAGAGAAGAAAGGAGAATTGGTAAAAAAGCATGTTTGTCTGTATTAGTTGGAATGAATCCATCAGCAGAATGCTGTGAAAGAGCTAGAGTTACTCATGAGGAATGTTTTTGCCCAATTATTACTCCCAAATTGGCTGCCATACTCAACCCAAAACGAATTATTCGCCTTATTCAAGGTTGCGGACGCACCGTTCCTCGTAACTTCAAGTGCGGAA GTATTACCACTCCACCTTAA
- the LOC125842071 gene encoding uncharacterized protein LOC125842071 isoform X3, with protein MSSNMMNKMIWSMVFLVILYGNWEIKIVKGEVSESICREERRIGKKACLSVLVGMNPSAECCERARVTHEECFCPIITPKLAAILNPKRIIRLIQGCGRTIPRNFKCGSITTPP; from the exons ATGTCATCAAATATGATGAATAAAATGATTTGGAGTATGGTATTTCTAGTGATATTATATGGTAATTGGGAGATAAAAATAGTAAAGGGAGAGGTGAGTGAATCAATTTGTAGAGAAGAAAGGAGAATTGGTAAAAAAGCATGTTTGTCTGTATTAGTTGGAATGAATCCATCAGCAGAATGCTGTGAAAGAGCTAGAGTTACTCATGAGGAATGTTTTTGCCCAATTATTACTCCCAAATTGGCTGCCATACTCAACCCAAAACGAATTATTCGCCTTATTCAAG GCTGCGGACGCACCATTCCTCGTAACTTTAAGTGCGGAA gtATTACCACTCCACCTTAA